One stretch of Pseudomonas azotoformans DNA includes these proteins:
- a CDS encoding CocE/NonD family hydrolase gives MHIVRNQMITLRDGVRLATDIYLPLGTGPWPVVIERTPYDKSGPSRSEKRLDGLHLTREQMAAAFTEQGFVAIFQDCRGRYRSEGVFTKYINEGEDGYDTLRWIVEQPWCNGHIGSIGLSYAAHTQMAMACCNAPGLKTMVLDSGGFANAYQCGIRQGGAFELKQATWAYKQAQQSAAVQADPQLREALAQEDILDWFARMPWRPGHSPLRHVPEYENYLFEQWSHGDFDQYWKQLGIYAEGFYEQIPDIPVLFMSSWYDAYVSCTLDNFTAFTARKQSPQRLIMGPWLHGDRNISYSGNAEFGNTASFDGNLGEDWLSCRVEWMQRWLKPTDAERSATHQVDVFLMGGGSGRKNAQGRLEHGGRWLKSPCWPLAGSQQLNLYLTPHRALSPLAPVETPSSLSYFSDPAHPVPTIGGSLTSGAPVFVGGAFNQVESPDFFGTRGDHSALCDRDDVVSFETQPLEHDWVVAGPVKVELWVHSSALDTDFTAKLVDVYPPSDDYPQGYAMNITDGIIRCRYRDSWEHPAPLTPGEPFKVVIEPFATCNLFKRGHRLRLDIASSNFPRFDVNPNSGEAEGMGEHPQVARNTVHIGAGHPSRLILMVLNNALSEADQN, from the coding sequence CCGGCCCCTCGCGCTCGGAAAAACGCCTGGACGGCCTGCACCTTACCCGCGAGCAAATGGCCGCAGCCTTTACCGAGCAGGGCTTTGTGGCGATCTTCCAGGATTGTCGCGGGCGCTACCGTTCCGAAGGCGTGTTCACCAAATACATCAATGAAGGCGAAGACGGCTACGACACCTTGCGCTGGATCGTCGAACAGCCCTGGTGCAATGGGCATATCGGCAGCATAGGCCTGTCCTATGCTGCGCACACGCAGATGGCGATGGCCTGCTGCAATGCGCCTGGTCTCAAGACCATGGTGCTGGACTCGGGCGGGTTCGCCAACGCCTACCAGTGCGGCATTCGCCAGGGCGGCGCGTTCGAACTCAAGCAAGCGACCTGGGCCTACAAGCAAGCCCAACAAAGCGCCGCCGTGCAGGCCGACCCGCAGTTGCGAGAGGCGTTGGCCCAGGAAGATATTCTCGATTGGTTTGCACGCATGCCGTGGCGCCCAGGGCATTCGCCATTGCGCCATGTACCGGAGTACGAAAACTACCTGTTCGAGCAGTGGTCCCACGGGGACTTTGATCAGTACTGGAAGCAACTGGGTATCTACGCCGAAGGTTTCTACGAGCAGATCCCGGACATCCCGGTGTTGTTCATGTCCAGTTGGTACGACGCTTATGTCAGTTGCACGCTGGATAACTTCACGGCGTTCACCGCACGCAAGCAGTCACCTCAACGCCTGATCATGGGCCCGTGGCTACACGGTGACCGCAACATCAGCTACAGCGGCAACGCCGAATTTGGCAACACCGCCTCTTTCGACGGCAACCTGGGCGAAGACTGGTTGAGTTGCCGAGTGGAATGGATGCAGCGCTGGCTCAAACCCACCGATGCCGAACGGAGCGCCACTCATCAGGTCGATGTGTTCCTGATGGGCGGCGGCAGCGGCCGAAAAAATGCGCAGGGTCGGCTGGAGCATGGCGGGCGTTGGCTCAAGTCGCCGTGTTGGCCGCTCGCGGGCAGCCAACAGCTGAACCTTTACCTGACACCACACAGAGCCCTTTCGCCGCTTGCCCCTGTGGAGACGCCCTCCTCATTGAGCTACTTCAGCGATCCCGCCCACCCCGTACCGACCATTGGCGGCTCGTTGACATCGGGCGCTCCGGTGTTTGTGGGTGGCGCTTTCAACCAGGTCGAAAGCCCGGACTTTTTCGGCACCAGGGGTGACCACTCGGCACTGTGCGACCGAGATGACGTAGTGAGCTTCGAAACCCAACCCCTTGAGCACGACTGGGTGGTCGCCGGCCCGGTGAAAGTCGAACTGTGGGTGCACAGCAGCGCGCTGGATACCGATTTCACCGCCAAGTTGGTGGACGTCTATCCGCCGAGCGACGATTACCCGCAGGGGTACGCCATGAACATCACCGACGGGATTATCCGGTGCCGCTACCGGGACTCGTGGGAACACCCGGCTCCGCTCACGCCGGGAGAGCCTTTCAAGGTGGTGATCGAACCCTTCGCCACCTGCAACCTGTTCAAGCGAGGCCACCGCCTGCGCCTGGATATCGCCAGCAGCAACTTTCCGCGCTTCGATGTAAACCCCAACAGTGGCGAGGCCGAAGGCATGGGCGAGCATCCGCAGGTGGCGCGCAACACCGTGCATATCGGCGCCGGGCATCCGAGCCGTTTGATACTCATGGTCTTGAACAACGCGCTCTCGGAGGCGGACCAAAACTGA
- a CDS encoding ArsR/SmtB family transcription factor: MDLLDIFKALSNRTRLDILKGLKDPEKNFPPQDEGDVHTVGVCVSSIQEGVGLSQSTVSDYLATLHRAGLIETRRIGQWTYYKRNEATISALAEIIGKEL; encoded by the coding sequence ATGGACCTACTCGACATATTCAAAGCCCTCTCGAACCGTACTCGACTCGACATCCTGAAAGGTTTGAAGGACCCCGAAAAGAACTTCCCCCCGCAGGATGAAGGGGACGTTCATACCGTTGGCGTCTGCGTGAGCAGTATCCAGGAAGGCGTCGGGCTGTCGCAGTCGACCGTGTCGGATTACCTGGCAACGCTGCATCGGGCCGGGTTGATCGAGACACGCCGCATCGGGCAGTGGACCTACTACAAGCGAAACGAGGCAACCATCAGCGCCCTTGCCGAGATCATCGGCAAGGAG